The following coding sequences are from one Cyprinus carpio isolate SPL01 chromosome A24, ASM1834038v1, whole genome shotgun sequence window:
- the LOC109096955 gene encoding spermatogenesis-associated protein 13-like isoform X2: MNPSLRSGCTVHMQPVLSEPCFEENRLNRLNSQAQTVPVIADGQAKLYPSRAVRLFPTQTKCEDNASLRGPPVTPQAWSGLSSFRVMGSFKKLRTSVFQGIQNRSNAMAAGQERNLSSMIEDGSSFLVTKRDIATSQIQETDKVSNGTTRTRKTSSVSDEEDVCGFQRNSHFSQSIRKAYGAGRISLLDLVKTESPTTSEPDPSSTVESIVPCKNLETQENVNVLKRLSKSADNLHVFKGHFKHNVTSAEPQNPECPSTIILQRTTSSSSADLQEHDSGRRQSPLRTRGRLQKLVGSLTDLSVKRKNMPDPSPRVSLSPFSQLHDDYSRRTPCVPLSGRQRRPSPTPSKAQQNNTHHHIPKLHPAPSCPAVFSSTLNDSLEPPIKTTALISDYVQVAVSSTDLCLDAPVCPLEEYCEPMECHQNGINNHYSQMPKQCSSPSQKQTMVNGGNVNLECLWTEERETDDLEASSDITKAFLKSDEISTAASSPVTNTCSSESPLVTPTTPISPPFASDSPVSVVARKRAGRSRPRPVSDYDQLASSKYCIPEEDREYETMDYTSQKDYNTNSSYTESNRPENGHVCTQTESRKRRPISVIGGVDLFSSPTAEQKDDTESLPSPVSRPPVPSHRVPPYRAMSARLRPCVFSQSTPIGLDRMGRHKVRRVLSDGSCDPMLDDSVSEEDGSCEELTEGTPYLQSEVDLFTLNQYIQSGHAVYAEALWDHVTMEEQELAFKAGDVIRVLDVREQDWWWGAVGDHEAWFPSSFVRVRVNQEDSSSDSVEIAPDADESVPSDAHKQNSQHRQQMRANVVKEIMDTERVYIKHLKDICEGYIRQCRKHPGMFTDAQLKTIFSNIEDIYRFQRKFLKELEKKYNTENPHLSEIGSCFLQQEDGFSIYSEYCNTHPVACTELQRLMKQSRYKHFFEACRLLQQMIDISIAGFLLTPVQKICKYPLQLGELLKYTPKDHSDYSGVCAAHKAMKNVASLINERKRRLESIDTIAHWQVAILHWAGDDVLTRSSELIHSGELTRIVRPSKTQQRSYFLFDHQLVFCKKDVLRRDLLHYRGRMDTDLLEPIDLPDGRHAQLGLLKNAFLLRHAENLNVLCVLCCKKSQDKQRWLQAFARERRRVQEDQEMGMEITEAQRKQAVHNARKSKQGKMKKMNYSDHPLPPHHQPLHPLHQRHVTVPTSIPQQQVFSLAEPKKKPSHLLYSLARSALFRK; the protein is encoded by the exons ATGAATCCAAGTCTGAGGTCTGGTTGTACAGTCCATATGCAACCAGTCCTGTCCGAGCCTTGCTTTGAGGAGAACCGGCTTAACAGACTGAATTCTCAGGCCCAGACTGTTCCTGTGATTGCCGATGGCCAGGCCAAACTGTATCCCTCCAGGGCTGTGCGTCTGTTTCCCACCCAGACAAAATGTGAGGACAATGCTTCGCTCAGAGGACCACCCGTCACACCACAGGCTTGGTCTGGATTGTCTAGTTTCCGTGTCATGGGTTCTTTCAAAAAACTGCGGACTTCTGTATTCCAAGGAATCCAGAACCGGAGCAATGCGATGGCAGCCGGTCAGGAGAGAAATCTGTCCTCCATGATTGAGGATGGCAGTAGTTTTTTAGTAACCAAACGAGACATTGCAACCAGTCAAATCCAGGAAACTGACAAAGTGTCAAATGGGACGACTCGAACCAGAAAGACGTCTTCGGTTTCGGATGAAGAGGACGTGTGTGGGTTTCAGAGGAATTCCCATTTCTCTCAGAGTATCCGCAAGGCTTATGGGGCAGGACGGATCTCATTGCTTGACTTAGTTAAGACAGAGAGCCCAACTACCAGTGAGCCTGACCCCAGCAGCACTGTGGAGTCCATCGTACCTTGCAAGAACCTTGAGACTCAAGAAAATGTCAATGTTCTCAAAAGACTAAGCAAGAGTGCAGATAATCTCCATGTCTTCAAGGgtcattttaaacacaatgtcACCTCAGCTGAGCCACAGAACCCAGAATGCCCCAGTACTATAATTCTTCAGAGGACCACCAGTTCTTCATCGGCTGACTTGCAGGAACATGACTCAGGTAGACGTCAAAGCCCCTTGAGGACACGTGGACGTCTGCAAAAACTTGTTGGTAGTTTAACTGACCTGTCAGTCAAGCGTAAAAACATGCCAGACCCCTCCCCCAGAGTATCTCTGTCACCTTTCAGTCAGCTACATGATGACTACTCCCGCAGAACCCCATGTGTACCATTAAGTGGGCGCCAGCGGAGGCCTTCACCCACACCCAGCAAGGCCCAGCAGAACAACACTCACCATCACATCCCAAAGTTACACCCCGCACCCTCCTGTCCTGCTGTCTTTAGTTCCACTCTAAATGACTCTTTGGAGCCTCCTATCAAAACAACAGCCCTAATAAGTGACTATGTTCAGGTAGCTGTTTCCTCGACAGATTTGTGTTTAGATGCCCCAGTCTGTCCACTGGAAGAATACTGTGAACCTATGGAATGCCATCAAAATGGAATAAATAACCACTACTCTCAAATGCCCAAGCAGTGCTCAAGCCCCAGTCAAAAACAGACAATGGTCAATGGTGGTAACGTTAACTTGGAG TGTCTATGGactgaagagagagagactgatgatCTTGAG GCTTCATCAGATATCACAAAAGCGTTTCTCAAAAGTGATGAGATCTCAACCGCTGCTTCTTCACCTGTCACAAACACCTGTTCCTCAGAATCCCCCCTGGTAACTCCAACAACACCAATCTCTCCACCCTTTGCCAGTGACTCTCCCGTTTCTGTAGTGGCCAGGAAAAGGGCAGGTCGCTCCAGACCCCGGCCAGTGTCTGACTATGACCAGCTGGCCAGCTCAAAATACTGCATCCCAGAGGAGGACAGGGAGTATGAGACTATGGACTACACATCCCAGAAGGACTACAATACCAATAGCAGCTACACAGAGAGTAACAGACCTGAGAATGGTCATGTTTGCACTCAAACAGAGAGCAGAAAGAGACGTCCCATCTCTGTTATTGGAGGAGTGGATCTGTTTTCATCACCAACTGCTGAGCAGAAGGACGACACTGAAAGCTTGCCTTCT CCGGTATCTCGTCCTCCAGTTCCCTCTCACAGAGTGCCTCCATACCGGGCCATGTCTGCCCGCCTGAGACCCTGCGTCTTCTCCCAAAGCACACCTATCGGTCTGGATAGGATGGGCCGGCACAAAGTGCGCAGAGTGCTCAGCG ATGGGAGCTGTGATCCAATGCTTGATGACAGTGTGAGTGAGGAGGACGGCAGCTGTGAAGAACTGACTGAAGGAACACCATATCTCCAATCAGAAGTCGACCTTTTCACTCTCAATCAG TATATACAATCGGGTCATGCCGTGTATGCAGAGGCTCTGTGGGACCATGTCACAATGGAAGAGCAGGAGCTGGCCTTTAAAGCCGGGGATGTGATCCGGGTTCTGGATGTTCGGGAGCAGGATTGGTGGTGGGGGGCGGTGGGCGACCACGAGGCCTGGTTTCCCTCCAGCTTTGTGCGA GTTCGGGTGAATCAGGAGGATTCCAGCAGTGATAGTGTGGAAATCGCACCGGATGCAGACGAATCCGTCCCATCAGATGCACATAAACAAAACTCGCAGCACAGACAGCAGATGAGAGCCAATGTGGTCAAAGAGATCATGGACACAGAGCGCGTTTACATCAAACATCTCAAAGATATCTGTGAG GGATACATCCGTCAGTGTAGAAAGCACCCTGGCATGTTTACAGATGCACAGCTAAAAACAATCTTCAGCAACATTGAGGACATCTACAGGTTCCAGCGAAAGTTTCTCAAGGAGCTAGAAAAGAAATACAACACTGAAAACCCTCATCTCAGTGAGATTGGCTCCTGCTTCCTTCAACAG GAGGACGGTTTCTCCATATATTCAGAATACTGTAACACACATCCAGTGGCATGCACTGAATTGCAGCGATTGATGAAACAAAGCAGATATAAACACTTCTTCGAAGCCTGTCGTCTCTTACAGCAGATGATCGATATCTCCATTGCTGGCTTCCTACTCACACCTGTACAGAAGATTTGTAAATACCCTCTTCAGCTGGGAGAGCTTTTGAAATACACACCCAAAGACCACAG TGACTACTCAGGGGTGTGTGCTGCACACAAAGCAATGAAGAATGTGGCAAGTCTGATAAATGAGAGAAAAAGGCGACTTGAGAGCATCGACACCATCGCTCACTGGCAGGTGGCCATCCTCCACTGGGCG gGTGATGATGTGTTAACACGAAGCTCTGAGCTCATCCACTCCGGCGAGTTAACGCGGATAGTGCGGCCCAGTAAGACGCAGCAACGCAGCTACTTCCTGTTTGACCACCAACTGGTGTTCTGTAAGAAAGACGTCCTGCGGAGAGACCTGCTACACTACCGTGGTCGTATGGACACTGACCTACTCGAGCCAATCGACCTGCCTGATGGACGGCACGCTCAGCTGGGCCTCCTGAAGAACGCATTTCTCCTGCGGCATGCAGAGAACCTgaatgtgctgtgtgtgttgtgctgcAAAAAGAGCCAGGACAAGCAGCGATGGCTGCAAGCGTTTGCTCGAGAGCGCAGACGGGTACAGGAAGACCAAGAGATGG GGATGGAGATTACTGAGGCCCAGAGGAAGCAAGCCGTTCACAACGCCAGGAAATCTAAACAaggaaaaatgaaaa AAATGAATTATTCTGATCATCCTCTGCCTCCTCACCATCAGCCGCTACATCCTCTCCATCAGCGACATGTGACTGTGCCAACCAGCATCCCCCAGCAGCAGGTCTTCTCTTTAGCAGAGCCAAAGAAGAAGCCATCTCACCTGCTGTACTCACTTGCACGCAGTGCCCTCTTCAGGAAATGA